From Vidua macroura isolate BioBank_ID:100142 chromosome 8, ASM2450914v1, whole genome shotgun sequence, one genomic window encodes:
- the TIAL1 gene encoding nucleolysin TIAR isoform X6, which yields MEDDGQPRTLYVGNLSRDVTEVLILQLFSQIGPCKSCKMITEHTSNDPYCFVEFYEHRDAAAALAAMNGRKILGKEVKVNWATTPSSQKKDTSNHFHVFVGDLSPEITTEDIKSAFAPFGKISIAHKNGQDLEG from the exons ATGGAAGACGACGGGCAGCCGAGGACCCT CTATGTAGGAAACCTCTCCAGAGATGTGACTGAGGTTCTCATACTTCAGTTATTCAGCCAGATTGGACCATGCAAAAGCTGTAAAATGATAACAGAG catACAAGCAATGACCCTTATTGCTTTGTGGAATTTTATGAACAcagagatgcagctgctgcattAGCTGCTATGAATGGGAGAAAAATTTTGGGAAAG GAGGTCAAAGTAAACTGGGCAACAACACCAAGTAGCCAGAAAAAAGATACATCCA atcaCTTCCATGTGTTCGTTGGGGATTTAAGTCCAGAAATAACAACAGAAGACATCAAGTCAGCATTTGCTCCTTTTGGTAAAATATC